In the genome of Paenibacillus pabuli, the window TCGTCTGCAACCCGGGTCGCAGAACTCGCAGGGCTAGCAGTGGCGGGCACGTTAATTGCAACGGCAGGGATCACGTGGACGATATTGATCGATGCGGGCTTGTTTGCCTTAAGTGCACTCCTGATGAGCCGTGTAGGGTACCCGAAAACTTCAACATCATCTAACAATGAGAATAAACCATTCGATTCATCTGATTCTCCTCCAGCAAGAAGAGGAATATTCTTTGAAATGACAGAAGCCTTTCATTTTATGCGTAAACATGTGTTGTTACTGATCGTCTCCATTCTGTTTGCCTTTGTTAACTTTTGTCTGATGCCATTCAATGTTCTTCGCACGCCTTATGTCATTGAAACGCTGCACGCGGGAGCGGGAGGATTAAGTCTACTCAGTGGGCTGATTGTGGGAGGCATGGTACTGAGTGGCTTGTGGCTGTCACATCGAGGATCGAATTATCGTAAAAGTGTGCTGGTCATAGTTGGGATTGTTATGTTGGGGCTCAGTTATGCCATGACTGCACTCCCGGCTTACATGACGTCCTACCAGCTGCCTGTTGCTGCTTTCTTTTGTCTGATGATGGGTATGGGGATTCCACTCGGTACGACTCCCCTTGCATCCTATCTGATGGAAGTGACGCCTTCCGAGATGCTTGGCAGGGTGTATGCCCTTCAAAGTATGCTCGTC includes:
- a CDS encoding MFS transporter → MNEGTVAHKQGIGELIRIKPYVQFMLSKVVSRFGDSIDSIAYSWMVYILTGSKLLMGTLLAVNFLPSIFLGLFVGALVDRMSPKKVIVLTNTGRGLFVGITALLFGLGELQVWHLFVITILNSLLECFASPAEVSSVPRLLPKSMLLSGNAMSSSATRVAELAGLAVAGTLIATAGITWTILIDAGLFALSALLMSRVGYPKTSTSSNNENKPFDSSDSPPARRGIFFEMTEAFHFMRKHVLLLIVSILFAFVNFCLMPFNVLRTPYVIETLHAGAGGLSLLSGLIVGGMVLSGLWLSHRGSNYRKSVLVIVGIVMLGLSYAMTALPAYMTSYQLPVAAFFCLMMGMGIPLGTTPLASYLMEVTPSEMLGRVYALQSMLVVSVAPLGSLVSGALADWVALPVLFIVFGVMLAMSAALVLLSKTFRTVL